DNA from Parageobacillus thermoglucosidasius:
CGGTCCCTGTAGGACAGAGCCAACATTTTCGAGAAAGTTCTCCCATTGCTTTTTGAACGACCGGATTGTTTCGGTGATTGGTCCTTTGATGACTTGGTGATAGATCGTTTGGAAAGCCCCTTTGATTTTATCAACATTCAGGACGTTTTTCGTTTTCGAGATCCATTTCAAAACCTCCGCTGCTGTTTCTGCCGCTTTCAATCCTTTGATCCCTGCTTTACCGGCGACGCCTGCTCCTTTGGCTGGAGGAATGATGGACAACAATAGCATTCCCCCCGCAAACAGACGGTCTCCTACTGAAATCCGTTCTCCAGTCACTAGATCATATTTTCAAACAATCACTACACATCGTACCAGCCCATTGAAAAAGGAGACCCAAAAAATATACTAATTTACTCCTCACATAAACACGCATTATTTTACACAGCGATTAGTTTTAAAATAAAAAACCTTGAAAGGCTTATAACCAATCAAGGTTACATCTTTTTACTTTAAGTCTATTTAAAACTATCTCACATTTAATTACGATCTTTATAATTTAAAGCTATTTCTACTATTTCCTCTGGTGATAATTCTTCATCATTCCAAAAAATTAGGTCACTTGGAGCTGGATGCGGAACATTTTTTTCCAAAATATCAATATATTCACTTACCTCTTCATCAGATAATTTAGGATCGCATATTTTTTTTACAAGTTCAATCAATTCCTCTTTAGATAGTTTATTTTCCATAATATTCACCCTTTCTTAGGATATCAACCTTTTTTACCAAAGTGGTATACAGGGTCTAAAATTATTTGGTGCATTCTAGGTGATGTAATAATCAGATTGTCAAGATTATAAACTTCTCCACCTTTCTCAATAGGCTGTTTATGGTGAAGTATATATGATTTAAGCTTGCCGTAATGTTCAGCCTTTGGAGCAATAGGTGCGTTTCCTTCTAACATTCGTGCGATATTTCTACTCCTAAATTCTTTTGCATAACTCGAATTTGCAACGCATTTCCAAAACTCTTTTCTAAAGTCATCAAAAGAATTAAATCTTTTTCCAACAAGTTTATCTCGAATCTCTTTTGGAATAATTCCAATGGCACCTTTATTGTACATTAGTTTTGTTTGCTTTGAAGACTTCTATCGAACTTAAAACTTTCACTCACTACTCCAGGCTTATTCCTAGGACTTTCATTTTTTCCTTTACCTATCCCTTTACCAACCACCTCATCCCCGGCTTGACTCATCGAAACGCGCACCGAGCTGGCGGATTCTTCAGCGATTCCTATCATCCGCCCACTTGGCACCACTCCAACTCCATCGGCGGCTAGCTGCGGTCCCTGTAGGACAGAACCAACATTCTCGATAAAGTTCTCCCATTGTTTTTTGAACGACCGAATTGTTTCGGTGATTGGTCCTTTGATGACTTGGTGATAGATCGTTTGTAAGGCCCCTTTGATTTTATTAACATTCAGGACGTTTCTCGTTTTCGAAATCCATTTCGAAACATCCGCTGCTGTTTCCGCCGCTTTCGCTCCTTTCACCGCTGCTTTACCGGCGACACCCGCTCCTTTGGCTGGAGGAATGACCGACAACAATAACATTCCTCCCGCAAGCAGGCGGTCTCCTGCCGAAATCCGTTCTCCAGTGATCGGGTCGTATTCTCCAAACACCCGCTGCAAGTCATACCAGCCAAGAAGCTCCAGACCGAATTCTGACATGTTGTCGGCAAGCGTTTGGTCTGCCTGTCTTATTGCCGCGGCTGTTCGATACAGCAATTCCTCCGCTTCATTCAGCTTTTCTTCATAGCGCCGGAGACAATGAAGCAGTTCGTCTGTAAGCTCCTGAATAGCGGCAGAGCCGATGCCCGGAATCTCCATCACTAAAGAGGGCAGTTCCCAGGAAAGTGAGGTTCGCGCACGCGGCAGGCGTCTTCTGCATCGGGGACATGCTTTGCTACCGTTTCCAGCTCTTCCGGATTGACTCGAATCGTCAGTATTATAGCTCCACTATCTTTCGCTAAATTTAGGCGATTTCCTTTCTCATTTCATAAAAAAGAGTACCTGCACAGGGTAAATATGAAGATTGGCGCAATTTCAGAAAACAGCCCCAAAATAATCTGAAAAAAGATAACGAAATTAATATGCTAATTTACAATTAGGGTTATATTTTGTTAGTAACGAAGAAAGTGGCTTATTCGGCACTGGGTATCCCCCGCCAAAAAAGAAACCTTGAAAGGCATAAAACCCATCAAGGCTGAAAATAGAAGTAATCTAACAACTAATATAGATAATGTTTGCTGAATATTGATTGACCAAGTTAAGAGATTCTAATACTTATTCTATGGGTCCCATAAATTGGGTGATTAAATAAATATGCTCAATCAGTTTAACTTTTTTCATGTTCTCTACTTTTTCTAGTCCACCTAATCCAAGAAGAGGTACATAGCCAAAACACTCATCAAACTTTGGTTCCCCATATCTCTTAACCGCCTCTGGATAAGGAAACCAATTTAATTCCTCATCTAAAAAGGCCTCATCGTTTAAATCCTCAAAGAAAAAATCAAATCCAGCTGAAATAACATGTACCTCATTTTTTCTAAAGTTCAACAGGTTTAAATATCTCCCCTTTTCCCAAACGATTATATCTCCCATTGATGTAGCGAACAACGGAATGGCTTCTTGATATCGTATATTACGTCTTCTAAAAGATCTTGAAATTTATCAGGGTTAACTATTTTTAGATAACCTTGTAATACACTACCAAAACCGTATTGTTTCCAAATGTCAACAACTTCTGAAGGAATTCTCCCTTTATACTTCTCAACTGTTGATATGGGGACTTTCCCTTCTAATTTAAAATGATTAAATATATTTTGTGCATCTCCCATTAATAAGTCACCTCAATATTTTAGTTTGATATTTTTAATTTAATATTTAAAAAGGTCGATTCTCTTTCTTCTTGAGTCATTGTTTTCGCAATATCTCTAATGTTTGTATCTAAATCTTTAATCCTAGATTTCCATTGAGAACCAATTGATGAGTTTATTTTCTTATTTCCCATTTCACCAATATGGCGGAGGGCCACTTTACAAAACAAACTTTTTCATGCGGGGAACGATTACGGTGAAGAGGATGATCAGAAAGACCAAAACGAAAAAGCCAACCAACCGTGGCAGAAGCGATGATGATATTGGTTCCGTCCCATCCCATGTTGACGAGACGGAACCGATTTGTTTGCTTAGGCTGACAAAAGAAAATAGCTGCATAAACAAGAGTTTTTCTTTCTGTTTAACGTGTCTGTTTTCATGACATAGCACCAATTTAAAAAGTTGAATTCTTAAATTTATGGCACTCTATCACAATAAAACGTATCTTACTCTCCAATTAATTACAACACTTTAACTTTGATTTAAGTTATACAAAATAGTACGTATGAACCAATTAAGTCTATCACTATTCATTTTCCTCATAGCATGTTTTCTAACAAACTCTTGAATATCATCCCAATTATCAAGTTGGAGAATTTGTTCTAACTCTTGCTGAAGGTTTTGTCGATATTTACTCTTTTCAGTTAAATTAAATTCTTTAACTATTGTTTCTAATTCCTCATAGTTAGCACTTGGGTTAAAATAACATTCAAGAAAATATCTGAAAGTATCGTATTTCAAATCTTCATTCATGATATCACCCTCTATTTTTATTTAACAATAGGAAATGCAGTTAATATTCTGAATCCTAGTTCCTGAGTTGAATCCCTAATCAATACTACTTTAGAATCTGTTAGGTTATAAATAACATGTTTTTTATTTCTAAGAACCCCTTTTCCTATTGGATAATTGTGTGATAGATATAATCATTGTTGCTTTATCTAGAAATTCTATAATAAAGTGCCTCAAAAGAGATTTAATATCTCCTTTGAGGCTTCATATTACCATATAACCAGCTTCTTTTATCTTTACCAACCCATACTTCCCCTTCATGGTATATTTCTATTACATATCCTGAAGCTGGTGAAAAAATCCAAGTATCAAAACTAACCGCAGTAACATCATCAATTACTTCTAGAACCTTTTTTAATTAGACTTTATAATAGGTAAAGTCCCCTCATTCCAAATTACATAAACAACTGCACCAAAATTTTGGAAATACCTTTCCAGATAAGCAGTTATATCATTTACGGTGTTTACATTTTCTTTTTTACTAATCTTGTCCCAATCAATACGCCCCCATTCAGTAAACGGAAAAGCGCTTTCTAATATATCAAGAATTTTCTTTTTTTGCTATCAGTTAAAATTTCAGCATCTTCACCTAAAGCTTCAATACATTCATCTAATAAAGTCATTCAAATTCCCCTTTATCTATTCAAGTATTCTAAATAAGCTCAAAAAACACTTTCATTACCTTCAAAAGATATTACATATTTTTTATCTCAAGACCTTTACCATTACATTACGGAAATCTTCTACAACAATCGGAACAAGGTAACTGATGATGTTTCAATTCTTTAAGCTGATGGAAATCATAAAATAGGGCATCTTTTTTAAACTCCTGTTGTGCGTACGATATGACTTAAAAAAATTATCATATAGGAGTTTCGTAGATTATGTGTATATATCACTCTAACGGTTTATTCCGTACTCCATATACATTAAAACCCCCTCATTTCTGAGGGGGAATTAAAGATCTCAATCATCTAAATGGTCTTCAATTTTTCCAAACTCAGTACAGCCTATTATCATTTCACAACTTTTTGAGGTAAGAAATATTCCCATTGATTGACTAATAAATTGTTTATCTGAAGGAACTAGATGAATATGCTTACCATCCTTAAACCGCTTAGATAATCTAATTAATTCAGTTCCAAGCCCTATTAATGCTTCTTCACTTAATTCAAATATCACTCTACAATTAGAGGTTATGTCCTCACCTTTAGTATTAAATACTTTAATCTGTGCGACATTTTTGCCTTCCAAGTCGAATTCATCTTCATCGTCATTTTCAAGGTTAATAATAATATAATCTTCCAAGTTATCCCTCCTAGCATTAGTCTAATATTTCTATTACTTTACCATTATTATCAATGATAATATGGAAATTCTCTTTTTGTTTCCATCTACCACTTTTAGTCGGAACATGTATTTCCACGTTATAATGGTCGACAGGTTGTCGATATTTCTTACCGATAGGATGTGCATGCTCTCCAACATCCCTTCGGAAAATAACTTTACTACCATCATCTAATATAGTTTCTAATCTATCCCCTACTCTTTTCGAGTCACGTAGAACCTGTTTTAATTTATCAATGTTTTTAATATTACCATTAATTTTTCCCTTACCCTTACCAACCACCTCATCCCCAGTTTTACCAATTATGTTCATCGTCGTTTCTTTTACTTCTTTTTCGGCTCTGCTCACCCACACACCGCGGGTCGGACCGATTCCTGCCAAGGCCGGCTGTGGTCCCATCAGGACAGAGCCAACATTTTCGAGAAGTTGCTCCCATTGCTTCTTGAACGAACGGATTGTTTCGGTGATTGGCCCTTTGATGACTTGGTGATAGATCGTTTGTAAAGCCCCTTTGATTTTATCAACATTCAGGACGTTTCTCGTTTTCGAAATCAATTTCGAAACATCCGCTGCTATCCCGGCCGCTTTCGCTCCTTTCACCGCTGCTTTACCGGCAACGCCTGCTCCTTTAGCTGGAGGAATGACCGACAACAATAACATTCCTCCCGCAAACAGGCGGTCCCATCCTGAAATCCGTTCTCCGGTGATTGGGTCGTATTCTCCAAACAATCGCTGCACATCATACCAGCCACTAAGCTCCAGACCAAATTCTTTTATGTTATCGGCAAGCGTTTGGTCTGCCTGTCTGATGGCCGCGGCTGTCCGGTACAGCAGTTCCTCCGCTTCATTCAGCTTTTCTTCATAGCGCCGGAGCCAATGAAGCAGTTCGTCTGTAAGCTCATGGATGACGGCAGAGCCGATGCCCGGAATCTCCATCACTAAAGAGGGCAGTTCCCAGGAAAGTGAGGTTCGCGCACGCCGGCAGGCGTCTTCTGCATCGGGGACATGCTTCGCTACGGTTTCCAGCTCTTCCGGCTTGACTCGAATCGTCGTCATTATAGCTCCTCTATCTTTCGACGGATTCGCGCGATTTCCCTGCTTATTTCATGAAGAAGATCGTCTGCAGTCGCATAAATACGTGTCTCGATTTGCCGCAAGTCCCCGTATACCAATTCATACGCTTCCCTCGACTTCCCCTGCCAATGCGGAACATACTCGTCATTTGCGCGATAAAATGCGCGAGTGCCATGTTGAAATTCCTCGATCGCTTCTTCGACCTGCCCTTGATAGGACTGCAGGCAATGAATCATCGCCTCGTAGGCCCTGCGTTTCCATTCTTTTTCGATCGATTCCAATAAAGACGCCACCTTGATTCCTCCCCCTATTTACACGCTATTAAAATGGTAACATAAGTAAAATAAGGATAAATCATGATATATTCCTGTTTTTCTAGATGACCATCAGGACTTTTTCCTTATCTATAATTCTGCCATGCTGAACATGTCAAAGTTCCTTCGAAAATAACCTGTTTACGGAACAAACTTTTTCATGCGTGGAACGATTACCGTGAAGATGACAATAAGAAATCCGAAAATGAAAAAGCCGAACAGCCATGGCAGAAACGATGATGATATTTGTTCCGTCTCGTCCAATGGCTGGCGAGACGGAACCGATTGTGTTGAAGTGTTAGCAAACAATCGCAGCTTTTCCGCTTTGACGGCAATCGTATTCGTTTCTTTTTCTCCCGATAAAAACAACTGCGCTTTTGTTCGCTCAAAGAAAGAAGAGGCCGGTCTTTGAAATGTCAGCGATGTTTGCACCTCTGGCAAATCTCTCTTTTCGTCAAGCAGCGACTCTTCATGAAGATAATCGGTGCGCAATTCGATGTCCTGCCGCTGATATTGATTTGGTTCAATTTCCGGCCACTCATCCGATTCCGCGTAAACCGTCATTCCCATCGCAGCCAATACAGAGCAGAGAAAGGGGAAACAGAACATCATAAGACGTCTTCTACCCTTCATATGTTTCCGCCTCCTTCTGCAGAGCGTCCAGGCGCTGCTTCAAAAACGGAACAGCGGACATAAGCACGGTAACAACTCCTAACGTAATGACAGCTGGATAAAATGCTTGCTGGTCTCCATATTGAATCGACATATATGTTTCTGATATCGGATGATCAAAGCTAAAGTTAGGCAATACTAAGTCGAGTAATGGAGTAATGAAAAACAGGATTAAGCCGACTCCGAGCACCCAGCCGGTAAACGGTCCGATGAAAAAGGCCAAGCGAACAATGGCGGAACAGAAAAATAATAAGATAATGGTAAAAATGCTCCATTTAAGCGCCTGCACCTCTTGCATCGGATAAATTCGCAATCCATATGTGCTGATGATGAAACCAACAAGCAAGTTCATTATGATCAGCAATGCCAGCTGCAGCATAAGCGGCACGGAAGAATAATAATGCAGGAAAAACCCGATGAGCATGCCGCAGAGCAAAACAATGACAAGCATCACGACAGGCGGCGTGTACGTTGCTTTCTCTTTCGGAATATCTCCGCTTACTTGTACCGGATTGGTTAAATAATCATACACATATCCGTTGGTTTGTTTGTCAACCATCGTATTGTCTAACAGACGATAAACATCGTTTTTAATTTGTTTGGTTGTATTGACATTAGTTGCCCATTTGTTGTTTAACTCATCCGCCCGTCCTTGGACCGATGCCACTTTTTCATGCATCTCATTGGTGTAATCGATAATCCGGTCTTGCCCTTCGGCAATGGAAGTGACTAAATCAGAAATTTGTGTGATATCTTGCAGCGTATTTTGCTGGATGGCAATAACAAATTCACCATTGTCGGCTCCCACCGTTGATTGTATGGTTCCTTCTTCATCCATGGTTTGCTGGAGCTGTGCCGTTACTTCATTCGCGGCATCGTTTAGTGATTGCAATTGTCCCATCAGCTCTGCTTGCATTTTTTCCACATTTTTATCATACTCGAATGTTACTTCCACAAAAGAATGGACGTTGTTTTCGACCGCTTCTGCGCCGTGCAAAGAAGTGGCCGAGCCATCCTGCAGCTGATAAATTCCGCTATGAATATTCAATAAAGTTTGGAAAATATCTGCTTTTTCCTTCCAATTTAAAATCAGCTGATCCACAAGTGCTTCATCAAAATTCTCCATTCGCTTTAACGTATCTTCAAAAACCGATAACCAATAGAAATATGCGAGGAGATCATTCATGTTTCTGCTTTGAATAGCCGGCTGAAATTGTGCTGATAATTGTTGTTTTCGCTCTTCGGATAACGACGGAGACTGAAGAATCGCTTGTTCTTTTTCGACAATTTGTTGCACCACTGTTTCTTCCGATTGTCCGCTGTCATTATTCGCTAGCGCGGCCAACTGTTTTGCCAATTGCGCGTATTTTTCTTGCCATTGCTGCTCGAAGGCTAACTGCTTTTGCCATGCTTCTTTTGCTTTTTGCATTTCCACTTCCAGCTGATTTATGGCATTGTCAATATCCCCCCAGCTTCCCGATGCATCTTGCCCTTCCTTCGTCTCTTGCGGGAGTTGCGGTTTCGCCGTTCGCAACTCGGTCTTTAAAGATGCCAGCTGCTGCTCGAGCCTATCCAGCCACTGCCCGTTCCCTGATGGCTGTGGCAGCTCTCCCGGCCCCGGCTGTTCATTCGGTGCTGACGGAGCGGTGGCAGATTGCAGCCGCTGACGGAGCGGAATAAGTTTTTGCTGCACTTCGTCCAATATCTTTGCATCTGTTTGTTGCTGATATTGACGGATGAGGTCTTTTTGCGACTCCAAGAGCCGTTCATAAACATTTGAATTTTCCAGCTGGTTATAGAGACTTGTCAGCGCCGTATGGCTGTCCGTAACCATATTGCGCAATTTAGACACAGATTGCAGCAAGGTTTGGCTGCTTAATTCCAACTCCGGTCTGACATTCCATGGCCGTTCTACGACGGAACGCAATCCCCCGCTTATCATCGTTTCATACTGCCGAATTCCTTGTTGAATGATGTCATGCTGCCGTTGCTGATACTCTTTATACATCTGAATATCTTCGATAAACGAAGCAATTTCTGCTTCCGCCTGCTCCAAACCTTTCAACGTGTCATTGGAGGAGCTTTCGGCATTTTTCGAAGATGAAAGCAGTTGTTCAAGCATCTTCTTTTGGCTCTCGATCTCTTTTGTTAATTTGGCAGAGCTGGGAGTGTAAAAATCGTACATCGTCTTTTGAAAAGCGATTTCTTTTTCCAAAATAGCGCTAAATTTTTTGCGAATATCTTCTACCGCTTGGCCGACATAACTCCAATACAGCGTAGACATTTTTTGGTTGATCGTATTTTTCGCCGCTTCTAGTTCTCTCTGTACCTGCTCCCGATTTTTCGCCTCAAGATTTGGCTGGATTTTATATTGGATGGTTGCCTTAAGCGGCTTTTTCTCATTAAAGGTCAAAATGTTTCTCGAAAAATCGGATGGCAAATACACAACAGCGTCATATTGGCCGTCCGCCAGCCCTTTTTCCGCTTGGCTGCGATTGACGACAGACCACTGATAATCAGAATCGTCATCAAGAGCTGGTACAATTTCTTTGCCGAATTCGTATGTTTTTTTATTATAATCAGCTCCTACATCTTCATTAACTACCGCGATTCGGTTCGTCGTCCGTTCTGTTACCTTCATCGGGTTATGGCCAATGAACGTAAAGAACAGTACAGGAAGAGCAACAATAAACACAATTTTCGCAATCAACTTGACGATTTTCCATTTTTCCGTCATATGATCCACCTTATTTCCTTTATTCTGCTTTTGGGATTTGTATTTTCTGTTCTTTGCCATTGGCGACAAAATAGCCGAACCCTGGGTCCACTTCCGGTTCATGTCGCGTAAATGGCAATGCAAACAAACTTTGTTCCGATTTTTTCATGACGAGGATCGCTTGCCGAACTTGTTTCAGTTCAGTTGTCAGCGCATCAAAACCTTTCGTAAATTCATTTGCGTTTCCTGCAACAATGACACTAAATCCAAGATGGCTGTACCGCTTCATCATCATCGCGATTCGCTCGTGAATTTTACTATCGGCTGACTGCTGAAGCCGAGAAAGGCTATCCGCGACGAAAACAACAGGTGAAAAAGCTTGGGCATGAACATCCGCTTTCCCAATTGCCGCTAAGTACTCTTTCTCCCTCTTCTGCAGTATTCCGCTCGCTTCATCCAGCCAATGGTGCATTTGCTCTTTTGTTTCTATATAGGTAACGTTTTCTTTATTAGCGTATAAAGCAAGGCCGCGGTCCACTCCATCAAACAGCCCGATGCCTGCCGTCGGCTGGGCGAGCAATGATTCCAATATCAATTTGATCGCATTCGTCTTCCCTTTGCGCGGCTGCCCTATTACAAGGCAATGCGGATTGGTTTGTATATGAAGGGAAACCGGGCGAACCGTCTCTTCATCAAGCCCGATTGGAATCAAACCAGGCTGTCGCTGAACGATATACGTTTTCGCAAAGAGCGCAAACGGCAATTGCGCTGGAAGCATTGGAATCGGCTGCGGCTTGCGCATGCTTTTATATTTTTCTGTCAGCTTTGCGATCTCTTCTTTCATATTTTCAAGCACCGCGATGTCATCTTCCCCATCAGCCGGAAGATAAATTTGCGTTAAAACCGCTTGCTCTTTTTTTATGAGCGCCCGCCCTGGAACCGGCTCGACCTCGTACGGAGTTCGTCCAATGATGGAAAACCGTTCCGAACTGTCAAGGAAATAATGAACGATTTTTGTTTTTAAATTGTTCATGAGCGGCGGGCGAACTCCGCTAACCCTTGTTGCCGTTATCATCAAAAATATTCCAAGCGATTGCCCGTCTCGGGCATATTGAATGAGCTGTGTTTCCAGCTCCGGCATTTCTTCTTTGACAAGATCAAAGTTGTCAATCGCGATAAAGATAATCGGGAGCTTTTCTTCAGAAAGCGTGTTATACCATTTAATCGTGCTTACTTCTTTTTCCATGAAACGCTGTTTTCGCTGTTCGATCTCTTCTTTCATTAACTTCATAAATTTCTCAATCTTCTTTTCATCATCGAGCCGAAAATAATCAGCTGTATGCGGCAATTGCCGCAGCGGCAGCAACGCGTTGTTTCCGAAATCGAAAATGTAATAATGAAGCTGTTCTGGACTATAGACGGACGCAAAGCTCATTAACAATGTCATCGCCGTTGTCGATTTCCCATATCCCGCAGAACCAAAAATGCCGACATTTCCATCTTCCATCCATTGATATAAGTAGTCTGATTGCCGCTGCAGTTCCGGTTCATCTTTTAGACCAATTGGAAAATAAACGGTGTCTCGTTCTTGCAAAGCAGGACGATGCAGGCGCGAAGATAACGGCGGCAGCCATGGGCTCGGCAGCTTTTCGATCCCGAGTTGCTGCTGCGTTTTGATAATTTCTTGAACAACCATTTCGATTTCTGTTTTTTGTTTTTTCTTGTTTTTCTTCATTTCCGCGTCAATATTCGAAACCGGAACAAGCCCTAAATCTGTGACAATATAAATCTCATCTTCTGATTCAACGCCTTCTTCCATATACGGCGCACCGCTCCATGCCGATTGAAATAACTCATATACCTCATTATTTCCAACTTGAAGATACGCACGTCCTGTTACCGTAATTGTAGCCGCATCGCCGTTTTTCAATATTTCCTTACTGTCGCTAGCATCTTGCACTTTTAAACTGATGCGAAAGCGGGCATTGCTCCAAATTTGCTCGTCAATGACTCCTTTCGGCTTTTGTGTCGCTAAAATAAGATGGACTCCCAGGCTGCGGCCAATCCGCGCCGCACTCACCAATTCGCGAATAAAATCCGGTTCTTCGCTTTTTAATTCAGCGAATTCGTCAGCGATTAAGAATAGATGGGGAAGAGGCTGTTTCGCTTTTCCTTGTTTATATAACTCCATATAATCATTGATATGATTGACTTCATATCTATCAAACAAGCGCTGCCGCTTTTTCAGCTCACTGTTAATGGAAGCCAGCGCGCGGGCGCTGAAGTTTTTGCTGCCATGAATATTAGTAATCGTCCCTAATAAATGCGGAATGTTTTTAAACGGCTGCGCCATTCCGCCTCCCTTATAGTCAATGAGCAAAAACGCGACTTCATGAGGGTGAAAATGCACCGCCAATGACAAAATGTACGTTTGCAGCAGCTCACTTTTCCCCGATCCTGTCGTCCCCGCGACAAGCCCGTGCGGACCGTGCGCTTTTTCATGCAAGTTCAGCTCCACAACGTCTTTTTTGCCTTTTAATCCAATTGGCACGGCCAACGAGCGCGAAGGCTGATGAATCATCCAATTTTCCTTTATATTTATCTCTTCCGCTTTCTTCACTTGAAGCAATTCGAGAAACGTGACTTTTTCCGGAATAGAATTATGCATCCCTCTTTGATGATCTAAAGAGCGCAATAACCGTGCGAACCGCTCGTTTCCTTCCCGTGTATGTTCATCGAGGGTAAACGGAATATGCGCCGCTTTCCGGTGCTGGATTAAAATTTCTCCATCCCGCTCGTTAATATATTGCACGAGCGTATGAATGTTTTCTGTTAAACTTTCCTTTGTATCGGAAGCAAAAATCACGGAAATACCGACTTCTTCGTTTTTTTCCTCCAAATATTCCAAAATGACATGCTCCGCAATTAAAGAGCGGTTGGCGACGATAAACACAAAATGCG
Protein-coding regions in this window:
- a CDS encoding colicin, with product MYNKGAIGIIPKEIRDKLVGKRFNSFDDFRKEFWKCVANSSYAKEFRSRNIARMLEGNAPIAPKAEHYGKLKSYILHHKQPIEKGGEVYNLDNLIITSPRMHQIILDPVYHFGKKG
- a CDS encoding polymorphic toxin type 15 domain-containing protein; the protein is MGNKKINSSIGSQWKSRIKDLDTNIRDIAKTMTQEERESTFLNIKLKISN
- a CDS encoding bacteriocin immunity protein, whose translation is MENKLSKEELIELVKKICDPKLSDEEVSEYIDILEKNVPHPAPSDLIFWNDEELSPEEIVEIALNYKDRN
- a CDS encoding pre-toxin TG domain-containing protein, which produces MTTIRVKPEELETVAKHVPDAEDACRRARTSLSWELPSLVMEIPGIGSAVIHELTDELLHWLRRYEEKLNEAEELLYRTAAAIRQADQTLADNIKEFGLELSGWYDVQRLFGEYDPITGERISGWDRLFAGGMLLLSVIPPAKGAGVAGKAAVKGAKAAGIAADVSKLISKTRNVLNVDKIKGALQTIYHQVIKGPITETIRSFKKQWEQLLENVGSVLMGPQPALAGIGPTRGVWVSRAEKEVKETTMNIIGKTGDEVVGKGKGKINGNIKNIDKLKQVLRDSKRVGDRLETILDDGSKVIFRRDVGEHAHPIGKKYRQPVDHYNVEIHVPTKSGRWKQKENFHIIIDNNGKVIEILD
- the esaA gene encoding type VII secretion protein EsaA, which gives rise to MTEKWKIVKLIAKIVFIVALPVLFFTFIGHNPMKVTERTTNRIAVVNEDVGADYNKKTYEFGKEIVPALDDDSDYQWSVVNRSQAEKGLADGQYDAVVYLPSDFSRNILTFNEKKPLKATIQYKIQPNLEAKNREQVQRELEAAKNTINQKMSTLYWSYVGQAVEDIRKKFSAILEKEIAFQKTMYDFYTPSSAKLTKEIESQKKMLEQLLSSSKNAESSSNDTLKGLEQAEAEIASFIEDIQMYKEYQQRQHDIIQQGIRQYETMISGGLRSVVERPWNVRPELELSSQTLLQSVSKLRNMVTDSHTALTSLYNQLENSNVYERLLESQKDLIRQYQQQTDAKILDEVQQKLIPLRQRLQSATAPSAPNEQPGPGELPQPSGNGQWLDRLEQQLASLKTELRTAKPQLPQETKEGQDASGSWGDIDNAINQLEVEMQKAKEAWQKQLAFEQQWQEKYAQLAKQLAALANNDSGQSEETVVQQIVEKEQAILQSPSLSEERKQQLSAQFQPAIQSRNMNDLLAYFYWLSVFEDTLKRMENFDEALVDQLILNWKEKADIFQTLLNIHSGIYQLQDGSATSLHGAEAVENNVHSFVEVTFEYDKNVEKMQAELMGQLQSLNDAANEVTAQLQQTMDEEGTIQSTVGADNGEFVIAIQQNTLQDITQISDLVTSIAEGQDRIIDYTNEMHEKVASVQGRADELNNKWATNVNTTKQIKNDVYRLLDNTMVDKQTNGYVYDYLTNPVQVSGDIPKEKATYTPPVVMLVIVLLCGMLIGFFLHYYSSVPLMLQLALLIIMNLLVGFIISTYGLRIYPMQEVQALKWSIFTIILLFFCSAIVRLAFFIGPFTGWVLGVGLILFFITPLLDLVLPNFSFDHPISETYMSIQYGDQQAFYPAVITLGVVTVLMSAVPFLKQRLDALQKEAETYEG
- the essA gene encoding type VII secretion protein EssA, coding for MKGRRRLMMFCFPFLCSVLAAMGMTVYAESDEWPEIEPNQYQRQDIELRTDYLHEESLLDEKRDLPEVQTSLTFQRPASSFFERTKAQLFLSGEKETNTIAVKAEKLRLFANTSTQSVPSRQPLDETEQISSSFLPWLFGFFIFGFLIVIFTVIVPRMKKFVP